The Candidatus Zixiibacteriota bacterium genomic interval GGCCGGCCGCTGGTAAAATTTTTTTCCGGTGTTAAAGCGTTTGAGGACTATCGGACGCGCTACGATGTCTCCGATCGAATCGCGCAGAGCCTGACGTGCAACGTTGTTGACCTTCCGGAGAAGCTGATCAAGCTTCAAGAAGAAAATAAGGCAGTCAAACAGGAATTGGTCCGGGTACTCAAAGATGGGTTGCCGGCCAGAGCGCAGGAATTGGCGAAAAGCGCAACCGAGCATAACGGCATCAGGTTGGTTTGCGAGAACATAGGGAGTTTCGATGTGCGTTTGGCCGGTCAATTGGCAGGGCAGACGGCTGAGATTGTCAATGGCGTCGCGGTGCTGTTTACGGAAGGCAGATTGATTATCGCGGTTTCGGAAGGATGTTCGATGCAGGCGTCGCAGATAGCGAAAAATCTGACGGCACAAGCCGGCCTCAAGGGCGGCGGCAGCGCGAAACTGGCTCAACTTGGCGGCGCCGAAAGCGGGATCATTGGACAATACCGCGAACAACTCAAAAGGATACTCGAGAGTGCCTAAGTCGACAGGTCACATAATCACGCTCTTGGCGATACTTGCTCTGGCGACAACAAGTTATTCCCAGCAAAAACAGAAGCTCGTTCTGCACCACGCCGACCAGTTCGAGGTCGTCCTTTCCAGTGATAACCGTTACATCTCCTACGTCACCGGCCATGTCGCCTTCAAGACCGAGACCGGCTTCATCTACTGCGATTCCGCTCGCTGGCTTAAGGGGGAAAACGTTCGTCTGAACGGCCACGTGCTTATCGACGAAAGGGATTACCGTCTCGAGTCCGACTCTGTCTTCTACGACTTGACGACTGAGGAAGCGCTGGCTCTGGGCAAGAGAGTCGAGCTGTGGTCATATCTTGACTCGCTGTACGCTGTCGGCACTCATGCCTTCTTCTCCGATAAAGCCAAGTACTTCATTATGGAACAACGCCCGGTGGTCTATATCAAGTACCCCGACAGTGTGAATATGATCGAAGTAATCGCCAATACGGTTGAGTATGACGCGGCGACGAAGACGGCTGAGGCTTATGGTGACGTAAAGATAACCTCGAGTGAGTTCTCATCGGCTTCGGGCTGCGCCGTGATGAAAACTGAAACCAACACGGTGGACCTGTTCGATCAACCCTCGCTGATCCGCGGCAAATCGACCGTCTCCGGCAGCCTGATCGCCATATACTCGGAAAACGACGTGCTGTCGCGCATAGACGTGGTTGACACCGCCAGGGGAGAATTCAAAGAGCCCATCGATACGGTCAAAGGTTACTACGATGAGTCGATTCTTTCGGGAAATCGGATAATCCTCGACTTCGATCAGGGTGAACTCAGTAACATCACCTGCTGGGGGCAGGCTTACTCATGGTATTTCCCATCGCCCCGAGGCGGCGCAGAGACGCATCAAAACAGTGTGTCGGGCGATACGATTCGTTTCTATATCGAGCAGGAGGGGCTGGAGAGGGTAGACGTTGTCGGTGGCGCTGTCGGACGGTATATAACATCGAAAACACGCGCTGCGGATACGGCTCTCGTGATGCAGGTGGACACTATCGATTATAACGGGAAGTTCATTGAATACCATATAGCCGATTCCCTGATTTATCTGGAGCGGGCATCGCACGTTCAATCGGGTACTGTCGCCTTGGATGCCCATAAGATTTCGTTCGATACCAGGCAAAAGATCATCGAAGCATATTCGGCCTATCTTGATCAGGATACTGTCGGTACTAAGTACAGTGTCGCGGCGCAGATACAACCAAACAGCATCCCGGTGATTCTGCGCGACAAATCTCAGGAAATTTACGGCGATTACCTTTTGTATTCTATAGATACCGAGAAGGGCCGCATAATCCAGTCCAAATCCGATTATCAGGCAGGACTCTACTACGGCGACAAGCTGTATCGCGAGCAGGAGCGTATCGTTTATGTCGATGACGGTCGCTATACGACATGCGACGCCGAGGAACCGCATTTCCATTTTCATTCAAAGCACATGAAGCTGATTCAGGATGATAAGCTGATAGCCAAACCGGTCGTATTCTATGTTGAACGAATTCCCGTTTTCGCGCTGCCGTACTATGTGTTCCCGCTCAAAAAAGGACGACACTCCGGATTTCTGCCGTTCACCTTCGGTCAGTTCCAAACGGGGGACAGGTACATCAGGGATGTCGGTTACTACTGGGCTGCTTCAGAATACTGGGACTTGCGCGCTTCAATGGACTATCACGAAATACAGCAGACGTTGGCATTTAACACCCGGATGGACTTCAAGAAGAGATACCTTCTGGATGGCTATTTAGCGGGAAGCTACGCCAGAGAGACTGCGTACAGTACTTCGGTAGCCTCGGAATCAAAATCGAACCGATGGACACTCAGGGGTGTCTACAACCACACCTTCTCGCCATCGTTTTCTATCAGGTCCAGTGCCGATTTTCAGTCCGACAAATCTTATTATACCGACTATTCGCAGAACCTTGAGGAACGTCTTAACCGGAATACCAAATCGCAACTGTCGTTCTCCAAACGCTTCGCTAACGGCATTTCCCTTAGCGGTACCGTTACACACAACGTCGATCTGGATGCTGAATCCCGGACGGACAATATTCCGAATCTGTCAATGTCATTTCCCAGGATTTGGCCGTTCGGAAGCGGCTCCAAAGATGAGTCAGGACAGCTCGTCAAAAAGTGGTACAACGATATTGTCCTGAGCTATTCGCCCAACCTGACGAATTTTTCCAGTCGAATCACGCGGGATTCAACTTATGTCTTAGCGATCGATACGACTATAGACAGTTCGCTGACTCCTTGGGATACGACTGTGGTTGAGACTGTCGACACTCTTTCCTATCGCAGTCGAAAAAAGTACGCACAGATCAATCACAATCCGAGCATCACTCTTCCGGGTATCAAATTCGGCAATTATCTGAATCTAACGCCGAGGTTCAGTTACTCCGAGACATGGATCAGGATATATGAAACGGACCAGTCAATAGATAAAGCCATAGACGCCTCTACTACTTACCGCACATATGCATGGAATACAGGTGTCTCCGCGAATACCAAGCTGTATGGAACGGTGTATCCGAATATCGCCGGTCTGACCGGTTTGAGGCACGTCATCACACCAACAGTTTCCTATACCTACTACCCGGACATAGATCTGCACCCGGAGGTTCGTGCTTTTGCCGGCGGCGGAGCCGGCAGCAAAAAAAGCTCGGTGATGGGCTTCAGGCTGGAGAACCTGTTCCAAGCCAAGTATCGCAAGGGAGAAAACGAGGTAAACAAGGATCTGTTGTCCGTTTCGTCGAATTTCTCTTACGATTTTGAGAAGGAAGATAAACCTCTTTCGAATCTCTCAACGAGTTTCAGTTCTTCGGCTTTGCCGATAATACAGAGCCTTAGCGGCTCGATGACGCACACTTTCTACAATCCCGAAAACGACGAGCTCGATTTCTGGTCGCCATATTTAACCTACTTTAACGTTGATGCGAATTTCAGGATAGCCGGAAAGAACTTTCTTTTCGATGACCCGGACGAGCAAGTCGAGAGAGGTTCACTGCGCGACTATGAATCAATTGCCGATTATGCTCAGCCAGTCGCACCCACGCAGACTGGTGGCACGCGAGCGACGGGGTGGAGTCTCACGGCGACCTACAGCTATACTGAATCCGGCCGTGGAGAAGCGTGGACCAAGCGGAGTTTCATCCGCATGAATCTTAGTTTTAAATTAACGCCGACGACCTCGATAACTTATTCGCAGCAGTACGATATCGAACGCGGACTGACCGTAAACAACGCGGTGAACATTGTGCGCCAGCTCCATTGCTGGTCGGGAAGTCTCTACTGGGTCCCGATAGGCTCAAACCGCGGCTTCGGTTTCAAACTCTTCGTTACCGAGATACCTGAAATAAAGATCGACAGCAACCACGACACCTTCCTGGAAAGCCTCCAGTAAAAGCCGAAAAGCCTTTATTTTAGCGCGTTTTCACTCACATTTTTTTCAATTTTAGTTGACAATACTACGGTTGGAGAAGTTTTTAGCGTTATTACTGTTAGAATCTGTTAACCTTTAATTGAAAATTGGAGTATAGCTATGACTAAAGATGAG includes:
- a CDS encoding putative LPS assembly protein LptD; translation: MPKSTGHIITLLAILALATTSYSQQKQKLVLHHADQFEVVLSSDNRYISYVTGHVAFKTETGFIYCDSARWLKGENVRLNGHVLIDERDYRLESDSVFYDLTTEEALALGKRVELWSYLDSLYAVGTHAFFSDKAKYFIMEQRPVVYIKYPDSVNMIEVIANTVEYDAATKTAEAYGDVKITSSEFSSASGCAVMKTETNTVDLFDQPSLIRGKSTVSGSLIAIYSENDVLSRIDVVDTARGEFKEPIDTVKGYYDESILSGNRIILDFDQGELSNITCWGQAYSWYFPSPRGGAETHQNSVSGDTIRFYIEQEGLERVDVVGGAVGRYITSKTRAADTALVMQVDTIDYNGKFIEYHIADSLIYLERASHVQSGTVALDAHKISFDTRQKIIEAYSAYLDQDTVGTKYSVAAQIQPNSIPVILRDKSQEIYGDYLLYSIDTEKGRIIQSKSDYQAGLYYGDKLYREQERIVYVDDGRYTTCDAEEPHFHFHSKHMKLIQDDKLIAKPVVFYVERIPVFALPYYVFPLKKGRHSGFLPFTFGQFQTGDRYIRDVGYYWAASEYWDLRASMDYHEIQQTLAFNTRMDFKKRYLLDGYLAGSYARETAYSTSVASESKSNRWTLRGVYNHTFSPSFSIRSSADFQSDKSYYTDYSQNLEERLNRNTKSQLSFSKRFANGISLSGTVTHNVDLDAESRTDNIPNLSMSFPRIWPFGSGSKDESGQLVKKWYNDIVLSYSPNLTNFSSRITRDSTYVLAIDTTIDSSLTPWDTTVVETVDTLSYRSRKKYAQINHNPSITLPGIKFGNYLNLTPRFSYSETWIRIYETDQSIDKAIDASTTYRTYAWNTGVSANTKLYGTVYPNIAGLTGLRHVITPTVSYTYYPDIDLHPEVRAFAGGGAGSKKSSVMGFRLENLFQAKYRKGENEVNKDLLSVSSNFSYDFEKEDKPLSNLSTSFSSSALPIIQSLSGSMTHTFYNPENDELDFWSPYLTYFNVDANFRIAGKNFLFDDPDEQVERGSLRDYESIADYAQPVAPTQTGGTRATGWSLTATYSYTESGRGEAWTKRSFIRMNLSFKLTPTTSITYSQQYDIERGLTVNNAVNIVRQLHCWSGSLYWVPIGSNRGFGFKLFVTEIPEIKIDSNHDTFLESLQ